One Hyla sarda isolate aHylSar1 chromosome 11, aHylSar1.hap1, whole genome shotgun sequence genomic window carries:
- the LOC130295774 gene encoding NACHT, LRR and PYD domains-containing protein 12-like isoform X5, whose product MPPLISSWSLHTDCHEPPSFLYPRVQEATTMGQFPTRYGQEEKLHQLLSTYEMSDLRNVYQYLTNDLVYIVQSLETEFLLKEMASWNVLKVQKYEELRKDLDSFAFSEKMVQDILDQGREAILAFWECLYEIYCLNACSNLSCLVYELGHSGDTLMQQIQQDKHGHSLSSELKDLQKHHKQHLLGNIQNVVNRRRSTSKPEMRHGDHYMDMIVLYVDHFRRRSQHELVESGVKHESYLHKNVQHCVNEFISIDRLFRWSQRFKCVPHSVMITGATGVGKTTLIKKLVYDWAHGKIYQRFSFVFFFRFRELNRLDKVSLETMILQLHPHLQSHLTNILQSPEKILFIFEGLDESVHQMNFRSHQLCTDMSQVEDVGLIVVSLVRQSLLKGCFVILTSKTARVTRRDAPAFMRIAEMTGLSPKDKEMFFQNYFKEKTLSDQVLSYVKNNGAIYNFCYNPAFCRIVCEVLSVHCKDQPMDDHNLPKTVTQLMAGFVGKILSGQKQNKINFRKLLASLGWMAEHGLSNNIRDFEENVLDKFKVDATSDLLQYFMLKSGNPPNVTFSFLHLFLSEFLAALVHYTQYSAEKLNKLLENANSSKDCHDEIFLCFLCGLADQATRDTLKPYLGDLSSRAIVRAVKCVSTWLVQQSSKEAQKLEELQYDKRKCLTMFYYLFETQNKNLVKEALGSCKRLTLKSVLLTRLDCAVLSFVLESCKEIEELDLDDCTLHTDCLGQFTAHLHNLKDIRLLGVKMGNDGIQSVCPALLHPESKVQSLWLGWNKLTDVSCLYLSLAIRNNRSLKILDLSNNALYGPHFSDLMDALSAPACRIEELLFGQVLPTQPITGHSRTPLRSVTG is encoded by the exons ATGCCCCCCCTGATATCTTCCTGGAGTCTTCACACTGACTGTCATGAGCCGCCATCTTTCCTGTATCCCAGAGTTCAAG AAGCCACAACAATGGGACAATTTCCTACGAGATACGGACAGGAAG AAAAGTTACACCAGCTGTTGTCTACGTATGAGATGAGTGACCTGAGAAATGTCTATCAATATCTCACCAATGACCTCGTCTATATTGTCCAGTCTTTGGAAACGGAGTTCCTCCTAAAAGAAATGGCttcttggaatgtccttaaaGTCCAG AAGTACGAGGAGCTGAGAAAAGATCTGGACTCGTTTGCTTTTTCCGAGAAGATGGTACAAGATATTTTGGATCAAGGTCGAGAGGCCATTTTAGCCTTTTGGGAATGTCTCTACGAGATTTATTGCTTGAACGCATGTTCTAATTTGTCATGTCTCGTGTATGAGCTAGGACATTCTG GTGACACTTTGATGCAGCAAATCCAACAGGATAAACATGGACATTCTTTATCGTCAGAGTTAAAAG atctcCAGAAACATCACAAACAACATCTTCTTGGAAACATTCAGAATGTAGTCAACAGGAGGAGATCGACCTCTAAGCCTGAAATGCGTCATGGTGACCATTACATGGATATGATCGTTCTTTATGTCGATCACTTTCGGAGACGTTCTCAACATGAACTTGTAGAGAGCGGAGTAAAACATGAGAGCTATCTGCATAAGAATGTCCAGCATTGTGTGAATGAATTCATCTCCATTGATCGGCTCTTCCGATGGTCGCAGCGCTTCAAGTGTGTTCCGCATTCGGTGATGATAACCGGAGCAACGGGAGTAGGGAAGACCACCCTAATAAAGAAATTAGTCTATGACTGGGCGCACGGAAAAATCTATCAAaggttttcttttgtctttttcttCAGATTTCGAGAACTGAACCGATTGGATAAGGTCAGCTTGGAGACAATGATCCTTCAGCTCCACCCACATCTCCAGAGCCATCTTACAAACATCTTACAGTCCCCAGAGAAAATTCTGTTTATATTTGAAGGATTAGATGAAAGTGTCCACCAAATGAATTTTAGGTCTCACCAGCTCTGCACTGATATGAGCCAAGTAGAAGACGTTGGTTTGATTGTGGTCAGTTTGGTGAGACAGTCTCTCCTGAAGGGGTGCTTCGTGATCCTGACCAGCAAAACGGCGCGAGTGACTCGGAGAGACGCCCCCGCTTTCATGCGCATAGCTGAAATGACAGGACTCAGCCCTAAAGACAAAGAAATGTTCTTTCAGAATTATTTTAAAGAGAAGACGTTGTCCGACCAAGTGTTAAGTTATGTGAAAAACAACGGGGCCATATACAACTTCTGCTATAACCCAGCGTTCTGCCGCATAGTCTGTGAGGTATTGTCGGTGCATTGTAAAGACCAACCAATGGATGATCACAACTTGCCGAAAACGGTGACACAGTTAATGGCGGGTTTTGTTGGCAAAATTCTGTCTGGTCAGAAGCAGAATAAAATTAACTTTCGCAAACTGTTGGCATCTCTTGGGTGGATGGCGGAACATGGTCTTTCCAATAATATTCGTGATTTCGAGGAGAACGTTCTGGACAAGTTTAAAGTAGATGCCACCTCCGATCTCCTGCAGTATTTTATGCTAAAAAGTGGTAATCCTCCAAATGTCACCTTTTCCTTCTTACACCTTTTCCTCTCCGaatttttagctgctttagtcCATTATACTCAATATTCTGCCGAGAAACTGAATAAATTACTGGAGAACGCCAATTCATCTAAAGATTGCCATGATGAGATATTTCTCTGTTTCCTCTGTGGTCTTGCGGACCAAGCCACGAGGGATACTCTGAAACCTTATTTGGGAGACTTGTCCTCGAGAGCCATCGTACGCGCAGTCAAGTGTGTGTCTACATGGCTGGTCCAACAATCCAGTAAGGAGGCTCAGAAACTGGAAGAACTTCAGTATGACAAGAGGAAATGCCTCACCATGTTTTACTACCTCTTCGAAACTCAGAATAAAAATTTAGTCAAGGAGGCTCTTGGGTCATGTAAAAGACTGACGCTGAAATCTGTCCTCCTCACTCGTCTGGACTGCGCCGTGTTGTCTTTTGTCCTTGAATCATGCAAAGAGATCGAAGAGCTTGACCTGGACGACTGTACGCTTCACACTGACTGCTTGGGGCAATTCACTGCACATCTGCATAATCTGAAAGACATTAG ACTTTTGGGTGTTAAGATGGGAAATGATGGGATTCAATCTGTTTGTCCTGCATTATTACATCCGGAGAGCAAAGTTCAGAGTCTGTG